CGTTCGTTCGGCGCGCTTTTCTTTCTTTGGGTTGGTGTCGGTGACACGCTTCCTGTGCGGGGGGTGACCCGGGTTGGGAATCGCGTCGGCCGGGATCACCGCTGTGCCAGCAGACAAACCATCGTCTGCGTGCCCAGCACCGCTGGCGGCGACAACGGCGTCAGTGCTGCCGTTCTTCGCGTCCTGTGCCATGTTTCTCCTTGAACCTAATGTGTAATCGAGTAGAGCCGCTGCGTTGATGTTCCCGCGGCAAAAATTATTGCTGCCTAGTTAGATTTTGCGGTGACCCAGACGGTCAGCGCGATGATCGAACCGAGTCCGAAGATCCAGATGAAGAGACCTTCAGCAACGGGACCAATCGAGCCAAGCTTGAAGCCTCCAACCGAAACCGTGTTCTCCATGTACTTGAGGTAGCTGATAACGTCGCGCTTCTCTTCTGAAGTGATGTTTGCGTCGTTGAAGACTGGCATGTTCTGCGGGCCTGTGACCATGGCCTCGTAGATGTGAACGGCGTCGACGCCTTCGAGCGACGGTGCCCACTTGCCCTCGGTGAGTGCTCCACCGGCACCCGCCACGTTGTGGCACATTGCGCAGTTGATGCGGAACAGTTCTCCACCGTTGGCGATGTCGCCTTCGCCGTCGAGGTACTGCGACTCTGGGATTGATGGCCCTGGTGCGAGCGAGGCGACGTATGCAGCGAGCTGCAGGGTCTGCTCATCGGTGAACTGCTTAGGCTTGACCATTCCCTGTGGACCCTGGAATGCCAGTGGCATGCGTCCGGTTCCTACCTGGAAGTGTACGGATGCTGCGCCGGCTCCGATCAGCGTTGGGCCATCGTCTGACCCTTCAGCCGACAGTCCGTGACAGGTTGCGCAGTTTGCCGCAAAGAGCTTTTCGCCCTCGTCGATCGTGCTCTGTGACTGCAGGTCTACTTCAGCAACTGCGGCGCTGCCGCTGAAGCCTGCGTATGCTGCGCCGGTGAAGACGAGCCCAATGGCTACGAGAGCTACCGTCGCCAACGGGTGGCGGCGGCCGGTCTTCTTCGCCTTGTGTTTGCTGCTACGAATCATGCTGTAACGACGCTCCTGCTATTTGATGATGTAGATGACGAAGAACAGGCCAAGCCAGACAACGTCGACGAAGTGCCAGTAGTACGACACAACGATGGCGCTTGTGGCCTCTTTGTGACCGAAGTTCTTGACGGCGAATCCACGGCCGATGACCAGCAGGAAGGCAACGAGGCCGGCTGCAACGTGGATTCCGTGGAATCCAGTGGTCATGTAGAACGCAGAACCGTAGGCGTTAGATGACAGCGTGACGCCCTCAGAGACGAGCGTTGCGTACTCCCAGACCTGGCCGGAGACGAAGATCGCGCCGAGAGCATAGGTAAGGAAGAACCACTCGATCATGCCCCACTGGCTGGGCTTCCAACCGGTAGCGCGTGGCTGGAGACGCTCTGCTGCGAACACCCCAAACTGGCAGCTAAAGGAGGAGGACACCAGGATCGCCGTGTTGATTGCGGCGAACGTGAGGTTGTGCTTGTCGGTCTCGAACTGCCATAGCTCAGGAGCCATGGAACGAAGCGTGAAGTAGATCGCGAAGAGTCCCGCGAAGAACATAACTTCACTACCGAGCCACACAATGGTGCCGACCGCAACAGTGTTGGGTCGGTTGAGTGCGGGCGTAGAAGCCTTGGGAATGATAGAAGTCGCTGTCACACAGTCCATTATGGCTGATTCCCAGCAAGTTTTTTGCCACCGCGACTAGTGTGCGAGGGCGTGTCTATGTTAGGTAAGGATAACCTATCTCGATTTGTCTGTGAGTTTCCGCGGTTTCTCGGGGCAAATTCTCAGGCAACGGACATGAGGTTATACGATTGAAGTTATGAGTTTCTCACCAACCTGGCCAAAAATCATCACTTCTCTTATTGAATCTAACGATTTGAGTGTGAGCGAAGCCGATTGGTGCATGACCCAAATCATGACGGGTGCCGCAACCGAGGCGCAGATTGCATCGTTCCTTATTGCACTGCGTATCAAGGGGGAGACCGTCGACGAGGTGGTTGGGTTCCGCGATGCAATCCTCGATCACGCGCATTCCGTG
The DNA window shown above is from Lysinibacter cavernae and carries:
- a CDS encoding c-type cytochrome: MIRSSKHKAKKTGRRHPLATVALVAIGLVFTGAAYAGFSGSAAVAEVDLQSQSTIDEGEKLFAANCATCHGLSAEGSDDGPTLIGAGAASVHFQVGTGRMPLAFQGPQGMVKPKQFTDEQTLQLAAYVASLAPGPSIPESQYLDGEGDIANGGELFRINCAMCHNVAGAGGALTEGKWAPSLEGVDAVHIYEAMVTGPQNMPVFNDANITSEEKRDVISYLKYMENTVSVGGFKLGSIGPVAEGLFIWIFGLGSIIALTVWVTAKSN
- a CDS encoding cytochrome c oxidase subunit 3, with amino-acid sequence MDCVTATSIIPKASTPALNRPNTVAVGTIVWLGSEVMFFAGLFAIYFTLRSMAPELWQFETDKHNLTFAAINTAILVSSSFSCQFGVFAAERLQPRATGWKPSQWGMIEWFFLTYALGAIFVSGQVWEYATLVSEGVTLSSNAYGSAFYMTTGFHGIHVAAGLVAFLLVIGRGFAVKNFGHKEATSAIVVSYYWHFVDVVWLGLFFVIYIIK